The sequence TCTCTTCAAGAGCATAATCATTTAGTCAAGTTGAAGTGCAATtcgcaaaaataaaaaaaggaattatgTATACTACACAACTTATTTTTTGGTCAATGTTTGgaagcattaatatatatatttctttttttatctgttgaaattatattaagactttttCATCTTGACAATGCACCTACATTTATTAATGACGACTTAAGTGGTtagttcagtcaaaaatgaaaatgaaaccataaattactcaccctgaagtcatcctaggtgtatatgaccttCTTCTTTCATATTAATTCagttggagatttttttttttttttccgtctttgatctttcaagccatTTGATGCAACTTAGCGGGTGTTGCACTCCATCcgtccatgagaagtttaatataaagcttatccataaaaaaaaaaaaaaaaaagtgtatcacatggctctggggagtgaacaaaggcctcctgcaGTGAATcgaatttttgtaagaaaaatatccatattcaaaacataataatcactttaatctagcttgcgctcactgttataaaacagaagcagttccgcgggaatgacgtatgaggtcaacACTGAACATGCGCTGCTGAGTCTCGTGAAAACTAATgtttaacaggagcaaaggaagcaaagtttccttactttagctaAATAAAACCAGTCTCCacttggcttatattgaaatcctcagatattcttctttacaaatccttgttttgtacttctaattagtgaccgctgttttgttttgatctctccgctgCATTTCCACATgcggattcactacaggaggcctttgtccaccccccggagccgtgttagaccctttttttttattggatgagctttttattaaacttctgaAGGACGGATGGAGTACAACACCCACTAAGTTggatcaaacagcttgaaagatcaaagacaattttttttaataactccaACTGAATTCATCTgatagaagaaagtcatatatacttaggatgacttcagggtgagtaatttatggcttaaatttgaatttttggctgaagtaaccctttaaagaaTCAGGGTGCATCTACTTTGTTAGATCCTTCATAATCCGTAGAGAAGAACCTCTGTAGCCACCACCAAAATGATTCCAGTGGTTCAGATAGTGGAACAGCTGGTAAAGCTGTTGCCTCTTTTCAAAGCCAGTGGCCTTGGGGATCTTCTCATGGTAAGCTTTGTAAAACGAGCTCCCAAAACCACCAAACATGCTAGAAATAGCCAGTTCAAACTCTGAATGGCCATAAAACGATGCTGGGTCAAAGATGATGGGACCGTCAGAACATTCGGCCACATTTCCTCCCCAAAGATCTCCATGCAGCAGAGCTGGAACCACCTCCGTGTCTGTAAACAGCTGATGGATCTTCAGCTAAACAAAGAGAAACCATTTGACTTAAATACAAATGCAGCACTGTATACAGGCTTACAGACTGAATCATTAGCTTGTCATTAAATAAAAGGAATAAGGgatctttaaaataatatatggctttactcatgtttattctaTTTGAAAACTAGAGACAatatctttttgtatttttggctGTTATGAAGCTTAAGTAAaaatctgagcagtttggttTACCTGGAGTTTGGCCCACAATTCCCTGGCCTCTCTGTCTCCATATGACTGTTCCACCAGGCTGAGCTGGTACTGCAGCCTTTGCTGGGCGAAAAAGGACACCCAATCATCCTGCCAATCATTTACCTGAAAACCAAAGGAGGGATAAAACCTCTAATTGCCAATCGTTTAAATATGAATCACCCCATTTGTGTTTCTGATTAAACACCCTGGTGATGCTGACCTGAGGGATATAACCACAGCAGGTAGCCACGTGAAAGCCAAACTTGTTGGCTATATGTATTTCAGATGTTCCTGATCCTTTTCCTTTGTAAACAGAGaaactcaaataaataataaatgtaatcaaaattatataaattaaattaaaacaccaATGCAATATTGggggaaaaataaagaaataaatacattaaaacttaCCAACAGTCTGCTGTTCCTTGTTTTGTTTCTCTATCTGTCTTTTGTTGTCAAGATGCAGGTCAGCTAGTTGTTCCCCCAGCTTTGATGAGTATCTACATAAACattaagcattttaaaaagtgtattacTGACTCAATTCTCACTCCTATTACAGTGGGTTCACATGATGTTGCGTCATACTTATTCAAGGTCCTCATCTCCACATGTTCCATTATGAGAACAGCTCCACTTCTCTCAAGGTCCACCACCTTCACAGGCTTGGGCACTTTCACTGTGTTTGTAGCCAGGATCGCTTCCAAGCTTGCCAACTCTCCATCAAACATCCTTCTAGCCTGCAGAGAAAGAtcagaaaaaacatcaaaaaaaaaaaaaaaaaaacagtaaatgatTTGTACTTTCTGATAGTTATAGACTTACACTTTACATAATCTATTGATACTTTGTAATGGAAGTGTATACAGTTACATGGCACAATGATCAACAAATCTTGAATTGATGTactttgaaaaaatgtatataaaatgacaCTGCATAATGCATTGTAGTTTCAAACAGAAACAGACGAACTGATAAAATAACAGTATAAAACTGTAAactaatgtaaaacaaataatatttaaattttctatGGAATTTTGACCTCTGAACTTGGAAATGTTGATTCTAGTCAACCTTTTCTGCATTCggtgtattttttaaatacattgattgttttgtttatcaagaatgcattaaattgatcaaaaatgtttttttttgtgtgtgtgtgtgtgtgtgaaaacatttataatcttacaaaaaatCTAATCTGTTCTTTCTAATGATCAAAGAGtcctgagaaaaaataaataaaaaaaataaaacatttccacacaaatattaaatgttttcaacaataaagttatgtttcttgagcaacaaatccgcacattagattgatttctgaatgatcatgtgacacttaagactggagcaatgatgctgaaaaatctgtTTTACATAACAGGAATAAGTAACATTTTTTAGTATACTCAAATAGAAACGggttattataattgtaatgatatttcacaatattactgttttgctgtatttttgatcagatacaTAAGAGATATAAGAGATTTTCACAAACCTGAATGATTCAAGACATTGGTGGATTGTATGTGCTTTATAATAGCACACTATATTATTATTCCAAATAGCACTGTAAGTGTGCAATGCAAAGTCAATGCATTGAGTTCGTGTTCATGTGATCACCTCATTCTTGTGGTTGATCTTAACGAATACTCTGCCAGTGTCAGTGTCAAAGCTCTGGCCTTCACTGATGCATCCTCCTCCTGAATGACCAGTGCTCTTCAGAAGAGATGTGCCCAGCTCTCTCTTCAGCAACGCCTCCATCTCACTGCACCATGCGCGTAGCATACAAccataaaatcaatatttaaaaaaagcgtTTCTGCAAAACGGGTTCATATTACTCTATCCTACTTACTTATAGGTGTTGTGAAATATCCCCGGATGCTAACATGCGCTCATATAACAAACACAGGATAACAACACAGGGGTGCGCAGGATTACTGttgcttcttctttttcttttcttcccttTATTTTTGCGGATCACACCAATTTCGCGCACTACCGCCATCTACTGTGAACTCAATtcaagaaaacaaggaaaatacatCCGTATACATTTAATTCAATCAATCCTTTAATTAAAGCTGCTCTGTTATATCATCCTGTTGGATGCTTGGAAGGTAATTGCATTGTTTATTATGTCCTGTGTGTCCAACTGTAAATCTGGATCAAATGTGTTCCTGGATTACTGTTGCTCATCAACatgccaaaataaaagtcattgttTACGCACTGGATGAGTACGAGGAATAGTTGTGCTCGTGCACGTACGGTTCTTGTTGCTCATGGGTCTGTGTATCCTAGGACTGATGTTCCCGTTTTCCTTTCTGTCTATGATGCATTTTCCTAATAATATCACGGCATTATAGTCATACAATTCAGTAAAGTCATAGAAAAATGAGAATATCTTTTTCTGGGATTCTACTTTGTCTGCATATTCAATTATTCTAGTGAAAATCTGACTTTAAAATAGAGTATTCATTTAGTATTGAACAGTAATGACactctaaaatataaatacttaaaattaTAGGCTACATTCTGTAAAagtgtaatatttcacattgtgtGCTATAACAACTAGCTAAAATAGCGAGTTTCTATTtcgaaaatgtttctttttattttatgtaatatatctaaatttcacaata comes from Carassius auratus strain Wakin chromosome 3, ASM336829v1, whole genome shotgun sequence and encodes:
- the fn3krp gene encoding ketosamine-3-kinase is translated as MEALLKRELGTSLLKSTGHSGGGCISEGQSFDTDTGRVFVKINHKNEARRMFDGELASLEAILATNTVKVPKPVKVVDLERSGAVLIMEHVEMRTLNKYSSKLGEQLADLHLDNKRQIEKQNKEQQTVGKGSGTSEIHIANKFGFHVATCCGYIPQVNDWQDDWVSFFAQQRLQYQLSLVEQSYGDREARELWAKLQLKIHQLFTDTEVVPALLHGDLWGGNVAECSDGPIIFDPASFYGHSEFELAISSMFGGFGSSFYKAYHEKIPKATGFEKRQQLYQLFHYLNHWNHFGGGYRGSSLRIMKDLTK